The following proteins are co-located in the Rhodanobacteraceae bacterium genome:
- a CDS encoding cytochrome b/b6 domain-containing protein: MKRMASLKLLALTLCMLAAGAPAAAPVDGATPLHPDFVLRDASGANVLDSGAPVSTMRTCGQCHDTGFIASHAFHADLGLSDYKPGKDGWDASPGLFGRWDPLSYRFLSQAGDERFDLGTADWLKLVGARVVGGGPAVTARTGVPLAELAAEAGNPETMALAADGTPAAWDWQASGTLEMNCFLCHLESPNAPARAAAIRAGEFANANTATLTGLGIVERTDSGWAWNRAAFADTGELKSSVVGIQDPTNANCAACHGEVHPATDEPLMVSACDLDYPQTATTGQVVASQRVNESGMNLANKADLTQSWDIHAERQLQCTDCHYALNNPAHAGEARDKKLAHLRYDPRSLEINEYLKRPDHNFARGQSAQHQLAPEYKGSMRRCENCHDAQISHADWLPYSDQHMAAVACESCHIPKMHAPAIQSYDWSVLDAGGLPVDTCRGIDGPRGDIRSLVSGFEPVLLNRRNSDGALLLAPYNLITSFYWVYRDAAGNRRPVRLADLKAAYFEDGRHAAEIVAAFDANADGRVQRSELSIDTKAKEEVVRKRLGALGLAEVRIEGRVQPYSINHGVTRGEHALSDCRACHSESSRITQALRLADHAPVTPVFAADNNVLGSGQMVVAADGALDYQPLPTNDRMYVFGSSRVGWIDQLGLFALAGTLFGVAGHGSLRFIASRRRPHGNAPTRRVRMYDAYRRFWHWLQAASIIALLLTGLIIHRPDLFAAFSFRGVVTLHNILAVILVVNAALSFFYHVATERMREYLPRFYGFFDDSILQAKYYISGIFKGEPHPFEKRPDSRMNPIQKLTYFGILNVLLPAQIASGVLIWGAQRWPEIAAALGGLPFLAGVHALVAWLFASFIIGHVYLTTTGPTPLEAIRGMVTGYEEVETHDAHTPVAAARVDSPDRKA, encoded by the coding sequence ATGAAACGCATGGCCTCGCTCAAGCTGCTGGCGCTGACTCTGTGCATGCTCGCTGCCGGCGCGCCGGCAGCGGCGCCGGTCGATGGCGCCACGCCGCTGCATCCTGATTTCGTGTTGCGCGATGCGAGCGGCGCGAACGTGCTCGACAGCGGCGCGCCGGTATCGACGATGCGGACCTGCGGCCAATGCCACGACACCGGCTTCATCGCGTCGCACGCTTTTCATGCCGACCTCGGATTGTCCGACTACAAGCCTGGCAAGGACGGCTGGGACGCCAGCCCGGGTCTGTTCGGCCGCTGGGACCCGCTGAGCTACCGCTTCCTGTCCCAGGCAGGCGACGAGCGCTTCGACCTCGGTACCGCGGACTGGCTGAAACTGGTCGGAGCCCGCGTGGTCGGCGGCGGGCCGGCAGTGACCGCGCGAACGGGCGTGCCGCTGGCGGAACTCGCAGCCGAGGCCGGCAACCCGGAAACCATGGCACTGGCGGCGGACGGCACGCCGGCGGCCTGGGACTGGCAAGCCTCCGGCACCCTGGAGATGAATTGCTTCCTGTGCCACCTGGAATCGCCGAATGCGCCGGCGCGCGCCGCGGCGATCCGTGCCGGGGAGTTCGCCAATGCCAACACCGCGACGTTGACGGGCCTCGGCATCGTCGAGCGTACGGACAGCGGGTGGGCCTGGAATCGCGCGGCCTTTGCCGACACTGGCGAGCTGAAGAGCAGCGTGGTCGGCATCCAGGACCCGACCAATGCGAACTGCGCGGCCTGCCACGGCGAAGTGCATCCGGCCACCGACGAGCCGCTGATGGTCAGCGCCTGCGATCTCGACTATCCGCAGACCGCCACCACCGGCCAGGTGGTGGCCAGCCAGCGAGTCAACGAGTCCGGCATGAACCTCGCGAACAAGGCCGACCTGACCCAGTCCTGGGATATCCACGCCGAGCGCCAGCTTCAGTGCACCGACTGCCATTACGCGCTGAACAACCCGGCGCACGCCGGCGAGGCCAGGGACAAGAAACTGGCGCACCTGCGCTACGACCCGCGCTCGCTCGAGATCAACGAATACCTCAAGCGCCCGGACCACAACTTCGCCCGCGGCCAGAGCGCGCAACATCAGTTGGCGCCCGAGTACAAGGGCAGCATGCGCCGTTGCGAGAACTGCCATGACGCGCAAATCAGCCACGCCGACTGGTTGCCGTACAGCGACCAGCACATGGCCGCAGTGGCCTGCGAGAGCTGCCACATCCCGAAGATGCACGCCCCGGCGATCCAGAGCTACGACTGGAGCGTGCTCGACGCCGGCGGCCTGCCGGTCGACACCTGTCGCGGCATCGACGGACCGCGCGGCGACATCCGCTCGCTGGTGAGCGGATTCGAACCCGTGCTGCTGAACCGCCGCAACAGCGATGGCGCGCTGCTCCTCGCGCCGTATAACCTGATCACGTCCTTCTATTGGGTCTACCGCGATGCCGCGGGCAACCGGCGCCCGGTGCGGCTGGCCGATCTCAAGGCTGCCTATTTCGAGGATGGCAGGCATGCCGCCGAGATCGTCGCCGCCTTCGACGCCAACGCCGATGGTCGCGTCCAACGCAGCGAACTCTCGATCGACACGAAGGCAAAGGAAGAGGTCGTCCGCAAGCGCCTCGGCGCGCTCGGGCTGGCCGAGGTGCGCATCGAGGGCCGGGTGCAGCCCTACAGCATCAACCATGGCGTGACCCGCGGCGAGCACGCGCTGAGCGACTGTCGCGCCTGCCACAGCGAGTCCTCGCGCATCACCCAGGCGCTGCGCCTAGCCGACCATGCGCCGGTGACGCCGGTGTTCGCCGCCGACAACAATGTGCTCGGCAGCGGGCAGATGGTCGTCGCCGCCGATGGCGCGCTGGACTACCAGCCGCTGCCGACCAACGACCGCATGTACGTGTTCGGTTCCAGTCGCGTCGGCTGGATCGACCAGCTCGGGCTGTTCGCGCTGGCCGGCACACTGTTCGGCGTCGCCGGGCACGGATCGCTGCGCTTCATCGCCTCGCGCCGGCGTCCGCACGGCAATGCGCCCACCCGGCGTGTGCGCATGTACGACGCCTACCGCCGCTTCTGGCACTGGCTGCAGGCGGCCTCGATCATCGCCCTGCTGCTGACCGGACTGATCATCCACCGGCCGGACCTGTTCGCGGCGTTCTCCTTCCGCGGCGTGGTGACCCTGCACAACATCCTGGCCGTGATCCTGGTGGTCAATGCGGCGCTGTCCTTCTTCTACCATGTCGCCACCGAACGCATGCGCGAGTACCTGCCGCGCTTCTACGGCTTCTTCGACGACTCGATCCTGCAGGCCAAGTACTACATCTCGGGAATCTTCAAGGGCGAGCCGCATCCCTTCGAGAAGCGCCCGGACAGCCGCATGAACCCGATTCAGAAGCTGACCTACTTCGGCATCCTGAACGTGCTGCTGCCGGCGCAGATCGCGAGCGGCGTCTTGATCTGGGGTGCGCAGCGCTGGCCGGAAATCGCTGCGGCGCTCGGCGGCCTGCCGTTCCTCGCCGGCGTCCATGCGCTGGTGGCCTGGCTGTTCGCCAGTTTCATCATCGGCCATGTCTACCTGACCACCACCGGTCCCACGCCGCTGGAAGCGATCCGCGGCATGGTCACCGGCTACGAGGAAGTCGAGACGCACGACGCGCATACGCCCGTCGCTGCAGCCAGAGTCGATTCGCCGGACCGCAAGGCCTGA
- a CDS encoding YeeE/YedE family protein: protein MQAIRSIFQRPEKPYLHPYFAGTVLGVVLFLAFLLTGNGLGSSGATSRIDAALVDIVAPAHVDNTPYLLKMAGGDKNPLDDWIVPLFFGALLGGFSSGAANGRLGFRTTKGPNISNGTRWLMSFAGGVIFLYGARLARGCTSGQALSGGATLAAGSWVIMFAIFGSAYALAYFVRKLWL, encoded by the coding sequence CTGCAAGCCATCAGATCCATCTTCCAGCGCCCGGAAAAGCCGTACCTGCACCCGTATTTCGCAGGGACCGTCCTTGGCGTGGTGCTGTTCCTGGCCTTCCTGTTGACCGGCAATGGCCTCGGCTCTTCCGGGGCGACCAGCCGCATCGACGCCGCGCTGGTGGACATCGTCGCGCCGGCGCATGTCGACAACACGCCCTACCTGCTGAAAATGGCTGGTGGCGACAAGAACCCGCTCGACGACTGGATCGTGCCGTTGTTCTTCGGCGCGCTGCTCGGCGGCTTCTCGTCCGGCGCGGCCAACGGGCGCCTCGGTTTCCGCACCACCAAGGGCCCGAACATCAGCAACGGCACGCGCTGGCTGATGTCCTTCGCCGGCGGCGTGATCTTCCTCTACGGCGCGCGCCTCGCCCGCGGCTGCACCTCCGGGCAGGCCCTGTCCGGTGGCGCCACGCTGGCCGCCGGGTCATGGGTGATCATGTTCGCGATCTTCGGCAGCGCCTATGCGCTGGCGTACTTCGTGCGGAAGTTGTGGCTGTGA
- a CDS encoding YeeE/YedE family protein, with protein MNFPLEAFTAVSAANPWSYLLFGGIGFAFGYTLESAGFGDSTKLAGQFYFRELTVLKVMFTAIAVALVLTFGAVGLGVLDFGQVWVNPTYLASGVVGGLIMGVGFIIGGFCPTTSLASASTGKIDGMFFMLGGFVGAFLFGETQIQFDDWYTHAGYYGRLTLDQVFGVPAGVVVLGVVCMALFMFWGAEQLERLIGRKDFSREPRLRKLGAGVLLLGAVAVLAIGSPSLEDRYQKLSFKRTETVAQGDAAPVTVTHTYSADQMLEKRLAFVTPAEAFKARYNQAMNPVYLDVRQESDFNLYHIADAVHLPLARLVEAIPDLLAEPPANTVFIAMSNDETAAVQAWKTLVASGVQNVYILDGGINGWIAYFGKDDPTLLPLATTGDDQLRYAFPAALGNRYASCSPSPIEHEKLEYPARIVLQLKRDKSGGGCG; from the coding sequence ATGAACTTCCCGCTAGAAGCCTTCACCGCGGTCAGTGCCGCCAATCCATGGTCCTACCTGCTGTTCGGCGGGATCGGGTTCGCCTTCGGATACACCCTGGAGTCGGCCGGGTTTGGAGACTCGACCAAGCTCGCCGGCCAGTTCTATTTCCGCGAACTGACTGTGCTCAAGGTGATGTTCACCGCCATCGCGGTGGCGTTGGTGCTGACCTTCGGCGCGGTGGGCCTGGGGGTGCTGGACTTTGGCCAGGTCTGGGTCAACCCGACCTACCTCGCGTCCGGCGTGGTCGGCGGCCTGATCATGGGCGTCGGCTTCATCATCGGCGGCTTCTGTCCGACGACTTCGCTGGCGTCGGCCTCCACCGGCAAGATCGATGGCATGTTCTTCATGCTCGGCGGCTTCGTGGGCGCCTTCCTGTTCGGCGAGACCCAGATCCAGTTCGATGACTGGTACACCCACGCCGGCTACTACGGCCGCCTGACCCTGGACCAGGTGTTCGGTGTGCCGGCTGGCGTCGTCGTGCTCGGCGTGGTGTGCATGGCGCTGTTCATGTTCTGGGGCGCCGAGCAACTGGAGCGCCTTATCGGCCGCAAGGACTTCAGCCGCGAGCCGCGCCTGCGCAAGCTAGGCGCCGGTGTCCTGTTGCTGGGCGCCGTCGCGGTGCTGGCGATCGGCAGTCCTTCGCTCGAAGACCGCTACCAGAAACTCAGCTTCAAGCGCACCGAGACCGTCGCACAGGGGGATGCCGCGCCAGTCACGGTCACGCACACCTACAGCGCCGACCAGATGCTCGAAAAGCGCCTCGCGTTCGTGACCCCCGCCGAGGCCTTCAAGGCGCGCTACAACCAGGCGATGAATCCGGTCTACCTCGATGTGCGCCAGGAGTCTGACTTCAACCTCTACCACATCGCCGACGCCGTCCATCTGCCGCTGGCGCGCCTGGTCGAGGCGATCCCCGATCTGCTCGCGGAGCCGCCGGCCAACACCGTGTTCATCGCCATGAGCAACGACGAGACCGCAGCGGTCCAGGCCTGGAAGACCCTGGTCGCCTCGGGCGTGCAGAACGTCTACATCCTCGACGGTGGCATCAACGGGTGGATCGCCTATTTCGGCAAGGACGATCCGACGCTGCTGCCGCTCGCCACCACCGGCGACGACCAGTTGCGCTATGCCTTCCCGGCCGCGCTCGGCAATCGCTACGCCTCCTGCTCGCCGAGCCCGATCGAGCACGAGAAGCTCGAATACCCGGCGCGCATCGTGCTGCAACTCAAGCGCGACAAGTCGGGCGGCGGCTGCGGCTGA
- a CDS encoding cytochrome b/b6 domain-containing protein has product MSTRSIRVWDLPVRLTHWALVLCVAGLYATGEFGWLTMQWHFWFGYGALALVLFRILWGLVGSEHARFADFVRGPRAILAYLQGGGSTLGHNPLGALAVLAMLALLLAQAVSGLFSNDEIEWFGPLSERISVAASADWTDWHHLGEKLLLALVVVHLLAIAGYKLVRRVDLVTPMLSGRKRVEAGADAHWRSPWLALVLFLVCAGAVAGVAVYGPLPAAY; this is encoded by the coding sequence ATGAGTACCCGCAGCATCCGCGTGTGGGACCTGCCGGTGCGCCTGACGCACTGGGCGCTGGTGCTGTGCGTCGCCGGGTTGTACGCCACCGGCGAGTTCGGCTGGCTGACCATGCAGTGGCATTTCTGGTTCGGCTACGGCGCGCTGGCGCTGGTGCTGTTCCGCATCCTCTGGGGCCTGGTCGGCAGCGAGCACGCGCGTTTTGCCGACTTCGTGCGCGGGCCGCGCGCCATCCTGGCCTACCTGCAGGGCGGTGGAAGCACCCTCGGCCACAATCCGCTCGGGGCGCTGGCAGTGCTGGCGATGCTGGCGCTGCTGCTGGCACAGGCGGTCAGCGGGCTGTTCAGCAACGACGAGATCGAGTGGTTCGGTCCGCTGTCCGAGCGCATCTCGGTGGCGGCCAGCGCCGACTGGACCGACTGGCATCACCTCGGGGAGAAGCTGCTGCTGGCGCTGGTCGTGGTGCACCTGCTGGCGATCGCCGGCTACAAGCTGGTGCGCCGGGTGGACCTGGTGACGCCGATGCTGAGCGGGCGCAAGCGGGTTGAAGCGGGCGCCGATGCGCACTGGCGCTCGCCCTGGCTGGCCCTGGTGCTGTTCCTGGTGTGTGCCGGCGCGGTGGCAGGCGTGGCCGTGTACGGGCCGCTGCCGGCAGCCTACTGA
- a CDS encoding STAS domain-containing protein → MGERIGYAVVDGIGYLRLAGELRHDNIGALDALLEHWFDGTRPSPQGLVIDLNEVSFMDSTAIGLLAAFAREARMHQLPQSTLFATHPDILDLLRSLRLDDVYRVAECATDSRCSALALSEVDPGDSAAHASATAILKAHEALIELNEANRIAFQPVVDLLRADLR, encoded by the coding sequence ATGGGCGAGCGCATCGGCTACGCCGTCGTCGACGGCATCGGCTACCTTAGGCTTGCGGGCGAGTTGCGCCATGACAACATCGGCGCGCTCGACGCGCTGCTGGAGCACTGGTTCGATGGCACGCGGCCTTCGCCGCAGGGCCTGGTGATCGACCTGAACGAGGTCAGCTTCATGGACAGCACGGCGATCGGCCTGCTCGCGGCCTTCGCGCGTGAGGCGCGCATGCACCAGTTGCCGCAGTCAACCCTGTTCGCCACCCACCCGGACATCCTCGACCTGCTGCGCAGCCTGCGCCTGGACGACGTCTATCGCGTGGCCGAGTGTGCAACCGACAGCCGTTGCAGCGCGCTGGCGCTGTCCGAGGTCGATCCCGGCGACAGCGCGGCGCACGCCTCGGCCACGGCGATCCTCAAGGCGCACGAGGCGCTGATCGAACTCAACGAGGCCAACCGCATCGCCTTCCAGCCGGTGGTCGACCTGCTGCGTGCGGACCTGCGCTGA
- a CDS encoding SpoIIE family protein phosphatase, with translation MSTADDDNDDSPLLLLDDADEEQALVWKILIVDDEPAIHEVTSLVLGGLRFQDRRLEFLHAHSGPEAKRVLAAHDDIAVVLLDVVMESDDAGLRLVHYIRDELHNDRVRIILRTGQAGQAPERQVVLNYDINDYKEKTELTAQKLSTAVIAALRGYTALQQLADLNRQLEAKVAQRTEELRRANARLQQSLASLELGERAGRRVQFKLLPPSPWRHERLQFAHALMPSEFMSGDFVDYFAIDANRAGCYIADVSGHGVASAFVTVWLKRFMATALEAQRLGQPSAIGNPAQLLALLNTELLRERLGKHIAIWYGVFDLARQTLVCANAGAVPYPVLADASGTHFLEARSTPAGLFDTSDYYNQSVPLAAQFRLLLCSDGVLEVMPEIGSAERYRRLRELLTPDCAGLDDLLARLGIHADDPHPDDLTLLLIGRDAA, from the coding sequence ATGAGCACCGCCGACGACGACAACGACGACAGCCCGCTGCTGCTGCTCGACGATGCGGACGAGGAACAGGCTCTCGTCTGGAAGATCCTGATCGTCGACGACGAGCCCGCGATCCACGAAGTCACCTCGCTGGTGCTCGGCGGCTTGCGCTTCCAGGACCGTCGCCTGGAGTTCCTGCACGCGCACAGCGGCCCCGAGGCGAAACGGGTGCTGGCCGCGCACGACGACATCGCGGTGGTGCTGCTCGATGTGGTCATGGAGAGCGACGACGCGGGCCTGCGGCTGGTGCACTACATCCGCGACGAGTTGCACAACGACCGCGTCCGCATCATCTTGCGCACCGGCCAGGCGGGCCAGGCGCCCGAACGCCAGGTGGTGCTGAACTACGACATCAACGACTACAAGGAAAAGACCGAGCTCACGGCGCAGAAGCTGTCCACCGCAGTGATCGCCGCGCTGCGCGGCTACACCGCGCTGCAGCAACTGGCTGACCTGAACCGCCAGCTCGAAGCCAAGGTGGCGCAGCGCACCGAGGAACTGCGCCGTGCGAATGCACGCTTGCAGCAGTCGCTGGCCTCGCTGGAACTGGGCGAGCGCGCCGGGCGCCGGGTGCAGTTCAAGCTGCTGCCGCCCTCGCCCTGGCGCCACGAGCGCCTGCAGTTCGCGCATGCGCTGATGCCCTCCGAGTTCATGAGCGGGGACTTCGTCGACTACTTCGCGATCGACGCCAACCGGGCGGGCTGCTACATCGCCGACGTTTCCGGCCACGGGGTCGCCTCGGCCTTCGTCACCGTGTGGCTCAAGCGCTTCATGGCGACGGCGCTGGAAGCCCAGCGCCTGGGCCAGCCCTCGGCCATCGGCAATCCGGCGCAACTGCTGGCGCTGCTCAACACCGAGTTGCTGCGCGAGCGCCTGGGCAAGCACATCGCGATCTGGTACGGCGTGTTCGACCTGGCGCGACAGACGCTGGTGTGCGCCAACGCCGGCGCGGTGCCTTATCCCGTGCTGGCGGATGCTTCGGGCACGCACTTCCTCGAAGCCAGGAGCACCCCGGCAGGTCTGTTCGACACCTCGGACTACTACAACCAGAGCGTGCCGCTGGCTGCGCAGTTCCGCCTGCTGTTGTGCTCGGATGGGGTTCTGGAGGTGATGCCGGAGATCGGCAGTGCCGAGCGCTACCGGCGGCTGCGCGAGTTGCTGACGCCGGACTGCGCCGGACTGGATGATCTGCTGGCCCGCCTGGGCATCCACGCCGACGATCCGCACCCGGACGACCTGACCCTGCTGCTGATTGGACGCGACGCGGCCTGA
- a CDS encoding endonuclease/exonuclease/phosphatase family protein, whose translation MLHRWLLLLFMLLPPALPAQASWPRAEGTSLRAVVWNVGREQLYTELAGYFAALRAIDADLVILDEMSGTRDAQDVIALLSQLDAPGDSPWQVVYGTSGDNQRAVFALRGEVHAIPSFAHLPYPPRFLRWARKLRMKPEQRARMDQNLAAGIGAAAAEVRIDGRRLVVVGVDLQCCGDSDDSWEERRRMIEVRAIRSLLAREWSERKPDAVIVAGDFNAVRGLKPVRAMQGIVGHPTRRLAIANAVHANGQERWTWDGRGTPFPSRPIDFLLHSRKLRPLQALVFDAETMSPDQRASLDLGPDHFRRLSEHRPVVVDFAWR comes from the coding sequence ATGCTGCATCGATGGTTGCTCCTGCTGTTCATGCTGCTGCCGCCGGCACTGCCGGCGCAGGCGTCATGGCCGCGCGCGGAGGGCACCAGCCTGCGCGCCGTGGTGTGGAATGTCGGCCGCGAGCAGTTGTACACCGAGCTCGCCGGCTATTTCGCGGCACTGCGTGCGATCGATGCCGACCTGGTGATCCTCGATGAGATGAGCGGCACGCGCGACGCGCAGGACGTGATCGCGTTGCTGTCGCAGCTTGATGCGCCCGGCGACTCGCCCTGGCAGGTGGTCTATGGCACCAGCGGCGACAACCAGCGCGCGGTTTTCGCGCTGCGCGGCGAGGTGCACGCGATCCCGTCGTTCGCCCACCTGCCCTACCCGCCGCGCTTCCTGCGCTGGGCGCGCAAGCTGCGCATGAAGCCGGAGCAAAGGGCGCGGATGGACCAGAACCTCGCAGCCGGGATCGGCGCGGCGGCGGCTGAAGTGCGCATCGATGGACGCCGGCTGGTCGTGGTCGGGGTCGACCTGCAGTGTTGCGGCGACAGCGACGACTCCTGGGAGGAGCGCCGACGAATGATCGAAGTACGGGCGATCCGCTCCCTGCTCGCCCGCGAATGGTCCGAGCGCAAGCCCGACGCCGTGATCGTCGCCGGCGATTTCAACGCGGTCCGGGGCCTCAAGCCGGTGCGCGCGATGCAGGGCATCGTGGGCCATCCCACGCGCCGGCTGGCCATCGCCAATGCGGTGCATGCGAACGGCCAGGAACGCTGGACCTGGGACGGCCGCGGCACCCCTTTTCCGTCGCGCCCGATCGACTTCCTGCTGCACAGCCGCAAGCTCAGGCCGCTGCAGGCGCTGGTCTTCGACGCCGAAACCATGAGCCCCGATCAGCGCGCGTCGCTGGACCTCGGCCCGGACCACTTCCGCCGCTTGAGCGAACACCGTCCGGTGGTGGTGGATTTCGCGTGGCGCTGA
- a CDS encoding CHAT domain-containing protein, whose amino-acid sequence MDARLRRARGWIAALLLALPWSVLAQDAADRWLQAQQAANAGRTEEALALMQQLADSQEPLDRARGLVGLTGVAIRTGKATQRKQEIAEALELLRKLPQARADLGLALIFAAEVAAASDDNAGRLRLGEEAIALYAGTPGRERELMDALLRTSNADARLGRTAEGEAKVTQAAEIAERIGASPTERVRILGRQAAFAYGRGALEEAAQRYEQMRSLAAAHIPESLEHASALANGAMVAAERGHLAAARRDYERALDLRRRVSGRSQMIATDLMTLAEIENRLGDLDAARTHLDEARQRLAELDSRSELHVGALVKLAQIDYDRGDTEAAQTLFEQARALAEDLPFECACKAQTLIWLSWFQLRAGQAEAALAGYQRAIDRFTADGGGNVNLPHAQAGKAEALVDLGRADEARAALSAAMPKLVEAAPDSPVHAHLEWLQGRVADELGDGAAAREHYCRASRILDRASLAGGGDVGQARFRRRYVEIYRACIEAAARDEDAAAVFDGLERLRLRRAAGEAATEAQVVITLAQVQQRMPARTALLGFLASEDALRVLVVASGHPPRLLRLPLPRARLAAEVAALRARVLARVDARDPALQKQARKLYAALLAPVAEELRGTRQLLLAPDGPLHELPWAALHDGRRWLIERHALAIVDTLSETPHAAAKAGDLLLGVADAGDAALPAAALRAGPLAPLPYARVEIAALGRVEGRLSTLVGEEATEAVVRERLAQAGIAHFAVHAWLNVEQPLQSALMLRPGGSGSEDGLLQAFEIASLRTPARLVVLSGCDTGRGAELEGVGLLGLVRAFRSAGAQRVIASLWPIGDRGTAELFERYYAGGEADPARAWQQVARDALRRPGFDAGQDRERAVGGVSRQAPADRLLPYHWASLQVYGQPW is encoded by the coding sequence ATGGATGCGAGGCTGCGCCGAGCGCGCGGCTGGATCGCTGCCTTGCTGCTCGCGCTGCCGTGGTCCGTGCTGGCGCAGGATGCGGCGGATCGCTGGTTGCAGGCGCAGCAGGCTGCCAATGCCGGGCGCACCGAGGAAGCGCTCGCGCTGATGCAGCAACTGGCGGATTCGCAGGAGCCGCTGGACCGCGCCCGCGGCCTGGTCGGGCTCACCGGTGTCGCGATCCGCACGGGCAAGGCGACCCAGCGCAAGCAGGAGATCGCCGAGGCGCTGGAACTGCTGCGCAAACTGCCGCAGGCGCGCGCGGACCTGGGGCTGGCGCTGATCTTCGCCGCCGAGGTGGCCGCCGCCAGCGACGACAACGCCGGGCGCCTGCGTCTGGGCGAGGAGGCCATCGCACTCTACGCGGGCACGCCGGGACGCGAGCGCGAGCTGATGGACGCGCTGCTGCGCACCTCGAATGCGGATGCGCGGCTTGGGCGCACGGCCGAGGGCGAGGCCAAGGTGACGCAGGCCGCGGAGATTGCGGAGCGGATCGGCGCCAGTCCCACGGAGCGCGTCCGCATCCTTGGCCGCCAGGCGGCCTTTGCCTATGGCCGCGGCGCGCTGGAGGAAGCGGCGCAGCGCTACGAGCAGATGCGCAGCCTGGCCGCCGCGCACATCCCTGAATCGCTGGAGCACGCCAGCGCGCTGGCGAATGGCGCGATGGTCGCCGCCGAACGCGGTCACCTGGCCGCCGCGCGGCGTGACTACGAGCGTGCCCTGGACCTGCGCCGCCGGGTGTCCGGCCGCTCGCAGATGATCGCGACCGACCTGATGACGCTGGCCGAGATCGAGAACCGCCTGGGCGACCTGGATGCCGCGCGCACCCATCTGGACGAAGCGCGCCAGCGCCTCGCGGAACTCGATTCGCGCTCCGAACTGCATGTGGGCGCGCTGGTGAAGCTGGCCCAGATCGACTACGACCGCGGCGACACCGAGGCCGCGCAAACGCTGTTTGAACAGGCCAGGGCGCTGGCCGAGGACCTGCCTTTCGAATGCGCGTGCAAGGCGCAGACGCTGATCTGGCTGTCCTGGTTCCAGTTGCGGGCGGGCCAGGCCGAGGCCGCGCTGGCGGGTTACCAGCGCGCCATCGACCGCTTCACCGCGGACGGCGGCGGCAATGTCAACCTGCCGCATGCGCAGGCTGGAAAGGCGGAGGCGCTGGTAGACCTCGGGCGCGCGGACGAGGCGCGCGCGGCACTGTCGGCAGCGATGCCCAAGCTGGTCGAGGCAGCGCCCGACTCGCCGGTCCACGCCCACCTGGAATGGCTGCAGGGGCGCGTCGCCGACGAACTGGGCGATGGCGCCGCCGCGCGCGAGCACTATTGCAGGGCGAGCCGGATCCTCGACCGTGCCAGCCTGGCCGGTGGTGGTGACGTCGGCCAGGCGCGTTTCCGCCGGCGCTACGTCGAGATTTATCGCGCCTGCATCGAAGCGGCGGCGCGCGACGAGGATGCGGCGGCGGTGTTCGACGGCCTGGAGCGCCTGCGGTTGCGGCGCGCTGCAGGTGAAGCAGCCACCGAGGCTCAAGTCGTGATCACGCTGGCCCAGGTGCAGCAGCGCATGCCGGCGCGTACCGCGCTGCTCGGGTTCCTGGCATCCGAAGATGCGCTGCGGGTTCTGGTGGTGGCATCCGGCCACCCGCCACGGCTGCTGCGGCTGCCGCTGCCGCGGGCGCGCCTCGCGGCGGAGGTCGCGGCCCTGCGTGCGCGCGTGCTGGCGCGCGTGGATGCCCGCGACCCAGCCCTGCAAAAGCAGGCACGCAAACTCTACGCAGCACTGCTGGCGCCCGTCGCCGAGGAACTGCGAGGTACGCGCCAGTTGCTGCTGGCGCCGGACGGACCACTGCATGAATTGCCCTGGGCAGCGCTGCACGATGGCCGCCGCTGGCTCATCGAGCGCCACGCGCTGGCGATCGTCGACACGCTCTCCGAAACCCCGCATGCCGCTGCGAAGGCTGGCGACCTGCTGCTCGGCGTGGCCGATGCGGGCGATGCCGCCCTGCCCGCAGCGGCGCTGCGCGCCGGTCCACTCGCCCCATTGCCCTACGCCCGGGTCGAGATCGCCGCCCTCGGGCGGGTCGAAGGCCGGCTAAGCACGCTGGTCGGCGAGGAAGCCACCGAAGCGGTGGTACGCGAGCGCCTGGCGCAGGCCGGCATCGCGCACTTCGCGGTGCACGCCTGGCTGAATGTCGAGCAGCCGCTGCAATCCGCCCTGATGCTGCGCCCTGGCGGCAGCGGCAGCGAAGATGGCCTGCTGCAGGCCTTCGAGATTGCCAGCCTGCGCACGCCTGCCCGCCTGGTGGTGCTGTCCGGTTGCGACACCGGGCGCGGCGCCGAGCTGGAGGGCGTCGGCCTGCTCGGCCTGGTGCGCGCCTTCCGCTCAGCCGGCGCGCAGCGCGTGATCGCCAGCCTGTGGCCGATCGGCGACCGCGGCACCGCGGAACTGTTCGAGCGCTACTACGCGGGCGGCGAAGCGGACCCGGCGCGCGCCTGGCAACAGGTGGCGCGGGACGCATTGCGCAGACCCGGATTCGATGCCGGCCAGGACCGCGAACGCGCGGTCGGCGGTGTGTCGCGCCAGGCGCCGGCCGACCGCCTGCTGCCCTACCACTGGGCCAGCCTGCAGGTGTACGGACAACCCTGGTGA